CGTGATCGAGGTCGACGGGCAGTTCGCGGGTCAGTTGACCATCGGCAACATCACCCACGGGGCGCTGCGCTCGGCGTGGATCGGCTATTGGGTGCACAGCGAGCTCACGGGTGGGGGAGTGGCCACCGGCGCGCTGGCGTTGGGCCTGGACCACGCGTTCGGTCCCGTGCATCTGCACCGCGTCGAGGCGACCGTGCGGCCCGAGAACGCTGCCAGTCGAGCGGTGTTGGCGAAGGCGGGTTTTCGCGAGGAGGGGCTGCTGCGGCGCTATCTCGACGTCGACGGCGGCTGGCGCGATCACCTGCTTGTGGCGATGACGGTCGAAGAGGTGTCGGGGTCGGTGGCGGCGTCGCTGGTGCGGGCGGGCAAGGCGAGCTGGGCTTAGTCCTCATTGCGCCGAGTTCGACATGAGGGCTGTGACTTCGGGCCGATCACCACCATGATGTCGAACTGGGCGTGTAATTGCGCGCAGCGAAGGCATCTCTGATCCGGCTCTCGATGAAGCGCGGGCGATGTTCGGCCACCACCCGCAGGTCCAGCCAGCCCTGGCGATCGATCATCTCGTAGCGGCCGATGTCGTGAACGATCTGTCCTCGATCACTGAAGTGGTGGGCGCCTTCGTAATCCAATCCGACCTTCGGTTCGTCCCAGCCGAGGTCGATGAACGCGCTGAACATGCCGTCGCTCACCCTGATCTGAGTTCGCGGTTTCGGCAGTCCAGCGTCGTAGACCACCATTCGAAGCCACGTCTCCTTCGGCGACTGTGCGCCAGCGTCCATCAGGGCCAGCGCCAGTTGTGCCGCACGGGTGTTCCTGGCGCCGCGATACCGCTCGAAAAGGTGCATCGCATCGGAGCGGGTGACCCCGGTGGCTGCGGCCAGTGCGTCGAGTCTCATCACCGCGGGGTTGCGCATCAGGTGGCGGGCGAGGTCGAATGCGGTCCGAGCCGGCGAGGTGACGGGCATTCCGGCGATCTCCACTATTTCATCTGCCGCGATCCGCTCCTGACGAATCTTGATGCCCGGTCGTGGGCGGCCGTGTTTGGCGATCAGTTCGATCGGATCGTCGCTTCGGGTCCACTTGGCACCATGCAGGGCCGCCGCAGCCCGGCCGGCAATGATCCCGGTTCTTCCGGTGTGCAGCCAGGCGGCGGCCGTCCGGTTGAACAATGTCAGCTCTGCGTCCTTGGGCAGGTAGATACCCGGATGGATCGCGCGGGACGACCAGCGCAGCTTTCCCCTGGTCAGGTCCCCGCTGGCGATCGATTCGGCGCCGATAAATGCCTGCCACATGTCGGGGATCGTCGAATTCACGTCTGACGATCCAGCCCGGGAAACGTGCAGCGCCGGTCGCCGCTGTTCATGAACTCGCCACTGGGGATGGAGTCGCAGTGGCCCGCGACATCGACGTCAGGGCTGTGCCGGCCCATAAATAGCAGCCCTGGCGTCAAACTCGTGGCCCAGCCTGTTACTGGTGTGACATTTGGGGCTGTTGGTGCTTGTATCCAGCGAATTACAGGTGTGTAATTGACCTCGGCGCGCCGCGCACGGCTGCGCTGGTCACAGACCTAGCCTGGAGGGGAAAGGAAAGGCCACCATGCCGAGCATCCCCCAATCTCTGCTGTGGATTTCACTCGTGGTGCTCTGGCTGTTTGTGCTGGTGCCCATGCTGGTGAACAAGCGCGACGCCGTGAAGCGCACCAGCGACGTGGCTCTGGCCACGCGTGTGCTCAACACCGGCAGTCGTGCTGCCCGCCTGATCAAGCGGAGGGGACCAGCGGCTGGCCATGCCAGCGATCCCCACTGGCAGCGGGAAGGCAACCTCGACGAGGATCCGGACGACTACGACGACGACGCCACCGGTCCCGTCGTGGTGACCGGCAAGCCCCGCATCCGGTCGGTCGCCGTGGTGACCTCGCTCGCCGAAGAGGATGGGCCTGACTACCTCGACGTGGACATCGTCGACGAGGATTCCGGCGCACTGCCCGTGGGACGGGTGGTCTCCGGGTTGAAGGAGCCGAAGCAGGCGCCGCGGGAGGACGAGCTGCCGCTCGAATTCGCCACTGCCGAAACGGAATTCGAACCCATCGCCGAGCCCGCACCCGAACCCGAGCCCGCACCTGAGGCCGAAGTGGCCGAGGCGCCGGAGCCCGAACTGGAGTCTGAGTCCGAGCCCGAGGTGTCCGCTGAAGCGGACGAGGACGACACGCTCGAGGACGACTACGAGTACGAGTACGTCGAGGACACGTCCGGCCTGGAGGCCGAAGCCGAGTCCGCCGCGGACGACGAGCCTCGTGCCGTGCCGTTGTCCCGCGACCGCCGATACCACCAGTCGAAGACCGCTGCCGCGGTCGAGGCCCGCAAGTACCGCTTCCGCAAGAACGTCCTGCTGGTCATGGCCATTGCTTTGGTGGCCTCCGCCGTCGCGGCGTTCCTCCTGACCTCCGCCATGTGGTGGGTGTGTGGTGCCGTGGCGACGGTGACGGTGCTCTATCTGGCGTACCTGCGGCGGCAGACGCGGATCGAGGAGCGCCTGCGGCGGCGTCGGATGCAGCGGATGGCGCGGTCCAGGCTCGGTGTGGAGAACACGCAGGACCGCGATCTGGATGTGGTGCCGGCTCGCCTGCGTCGACCGGGCGCTGCCGTGCTTGAGATCGACGACGAGGATCCGGAATTCGAACACCTCGAGTACGTGCCGTTCGCGCGGGGGTTTGATCTGCCGCGCGCGTCGGGGCAGTGACGAGCCGGTTTCTGGTTGAGGCCAGTGGGCTGGTAGCCTACTGGCGACCAAGGGGCTATGGCGCAGTTGGTAGCGCGACTCGTTCGCATCGAGTAGGTCAGGGGTTCGATTCCCCTTAGCTCCACAATCAAAATGGCAGGTCAGGCAACTGACCTGCCATTTCTTGTCGGTGCCCCCGCGGCTCAGGAGAACGGGTCGTAATCCGCTGGGCGCAAAGCGGGTTGGGGCTGTTGCCAGCTCGGCTGCGCCGGTGGCACCACAGCGCCGACAGCCACCGGAACGGGCACCCGCACAGGCGTGGCGCGGGCCGCACGACGTGCCGAGGGTGCAGAGCGGGCCGAGCGTTGCGGCGCGAACAGCATCGCGACGGCCGCCACCGCCACCACCGCCGCGATGATGGCAGTCACCCGGGTCATGGTCGCCAGCCACGCCACCTGGGACGTCGGCGTCAGCAGCCACACCGCAGGCGCGGCCGCCACGACGACTGCGCATCCGATCGTCGTCGACACTCTCGTGTGCGCGCGGCCCCGGACGCATCGAAAGGCCAACCAGCAGACCATGGCGGCCAGCGCTGCGAGCCCGCCTGCGGTCGCCAGGGCGATCGTCGTGACATCGCCGTAGAACATCTCCAGTTCGGGCAGCGCGAGGACGACGGCGGCCGCAGACGTGACCATCGCGGTGCCCACCCCCGAGAACAGCCAGCCGGCAAGCGGGTTGGGGGCCGTCGGCCGTCTCGATGCGCGCGAGCCGCCGGGGCGCGACAACTGGACCGTCATCTCGTCGGCACCTGGCGGCGAGTGGCACGGGGGTGGTGGCGGCAGCGGACGGGCCGGCGCGCTGGGCGCCGGTGCGCTCGACACCGTCGCGCTGGGCGCCGTCGCGCTCAGGTAACCGGTGCCGGGCGGCGGTGAACCGAAGGGATCCGAGTGGCCGAAGGGGTCGACACCGTGCTGCATCTCAGTGCCCCGTCCCCACGAGCAGTGTCATCCACACCATGTACCGAGCCTAAGTGCCACGGCAGAGGCGCAACTACACCAAATTCTTCCGGGGTCAAACCAGGTAGATCACCAGCACGGCGCCCCACAGCACCGTGAGCCAGGCATCGGTCACCCGAGCCAGCCGGCGCGGCGCCGAGGAGACCTCCATGAAGGTCTGAATGATCAGTCGTCCCTTGATGAACCCGAGCAGGATGAAGGCGACGGTGATCAGCACGCTCGGCGACGGTGCCCCGGTGCCGTGGCAGCATGTAATAGAACATGGAGAAGTCGCCGGTGGTCAGCGTGTAGCCCGCCGCCACCTTGGTCGACCATTCGTAGGCCTTGATCAGGATGAACAGCACACCGCAGGCCATGCCCGCAAAGGTCAGGCGGATCGCTCGGTCGTGGTCACCGGATCGCGCCGCCAGCACACTGCGGGCCACCAGCCACGAACTGGCAGATCCTCGGCCTCGCCAAGCAGCTGCATTGCCCGAGGGGGCGCCGATCGGCTAGTCGGCGATCAATGGTCCTGCGGTCACTGGATGGGTTCGTCGCCGAGGACCGTGGTGCGCAGCATGTGGCGAGGTGAGTTGGGCTCATACGGGGCCGCGCGGTGCAGGACGCCCTGGTTGTCCCAGATGACGGTGTCGCCGATGGACCAGCGGTGGCTGTACACCTTGTCGGGAGTGGTGGCGTGGGCCAGCAGGTCGGCCAGCAGTGCCCGGCCCTCGTCGAGGTCCATGCCGACGATGTAGTCCGCCGACGCGCCCAGCACCAGTGACCTGCGCCCATTGCGGTGCGTCCACACCAGCGGGTTCTCGTGGGTCGGGCGCTCACTCCACCGGCGACGCTGTTCAGGGGTGGGGTCGGGGTAGACCCGTCGCTGCGAGGCCTCAAGCGAATGCACCACGCGCAGCGTGCCGTAACGCTCCTTGTCGGCCTCGTCGAGAGTGTCGTAGGCGGCGTAGGCGTTCGCGAATTCGGTTTCGCCGCCCCGTGTGGCCACCTCGACGGCGGACAGCACCGTGGCCTTCTGCGGGCACTCGCCATGCAGTGGGGTGCAGCCGTCGATGTGCCAGTCGAACGTGGCCTTGAGGTATTCGGCGGCCTTGTTCTTGGTCTTGTCCAGGGTGATGGGGTAGATGCCCGATACCGGGTGGTGACCGTCCGCGGAGCGGTCGATGCTGCCGAGCCGCTGCGAGAACGCCACTTGGGCTTCGGGATTCAGGTTCAGGTTGTGAAACACCAGCACACCGTTGTCCTCGAGCGCGTCCAGCACGGCCGCGCCGAGGCCGTCGTCGGTGGCGAGGCGTTCCGGATCGACGCCCGCCACCTCGGCACCCACCGACGTGGTCAGCTTGTTGATCGTCAACACACTCATCGGTGTGTCCTTTCGTGTTCGAAGGCTGGGGCTAGGGGCGTGGTTCGCCGGTGCGGACCATGACAGCGTCGGCCGCGTCGGTGGGGGCGGGTTGATGCATGATCTCCACCGCCATGGCGACCATGACCAGCGAATAGATCAGGTGCAGCAGGTTGACGGCGTCGTCGGGCATGTCGTCGAGGGGGAACTTGTCGCAGTACTCGATGGCCTCCTCGACCCGCGGGAAGAAGTCGTCGTAGAAGTGCTGCATCTCGGGCATGGTGCTGGAGAGGCGCTGTGCCCATCGCTCGGACTCCGTGGGCAGACACCAGGTTTCGGCGTGTGGCTCCAGTTCGGCGAACGCGCTGGGGAGTCGGTCGGCCGCCATGGTCACACCCCCGCCCCTGCGCGGCTGTTCTGGTACGCCTGTACCCAGTCGACCGACATCTTGTGCAGATGACGCACCAGGATCTCCTGATCGCTGAGCGGGTAGTCGTCGATCACGTCGTACTCCAGGGCGGCCTGCGTGCCGCCGAGCATGCCCGCATCCTGAAGGGCGAACTCCTTGAGGACCACCGCGGCCACCTCATGCTCGATGCGTTCCCGCACGGTGCGGGCCGGGTGGAAGTAGGTGAAGGCCTCGAAGCGGTGGGTGTTGTGCGAGGTCGGCCAGTAGCGGTAGAGCAGGTACCACCCGCCGTAGATCAGGATCTCCAGATTGGGGAAGATCTGAAAGTTGCTGATACCCCACGGTTCGATGCCGCCGGGGTTGAGTGCGGCCGGCAGTTCACCGATGTCCGGGGTCCGCCAGGGGCCCACCAGTCCGCTCTGCGTGGCCCGCTCGATCGGATACATGTACTCGGGCGCGAGCAGCCAGCGCCGAGTCCCCGCCGTCGAGACGACACGATGCGGACCGTCAAGCTGGAAGTGCCCACAGGTGAACCCCGCGTTGGGATCCCGCACCTCGGGCGGCACCTGCTGGGTGTGCAGCGACGGCACGTGGTAGTACTCCTGGAAGGCGTCGGCGAAGATCTTCCAGTTGCTGTTGTTGTGCGCCACCCAGTCGTATCGCTCGGTGAGCCGGTCGAACGGATAGTCCTCGAGGGCGGTGACCATGGGACCGAGGAACTCCCGCAGGCTCTGGTCCGGCTTCGGGTTCATGTTGACGAACACGAATCCGGCCCAGACGTCGCATTGCACCGGGAGCAGTCCGTAGTCGGCGGTGTCCAGTCCTGAGAACTGGTCGGCGTCCGGCAGTGCCGTCAGTGTTCCGTCGAGCGAGTAGCGCCACCCGCAGGTTCGGCACTCGAATTCGTCTCCGGTGCTGCGCAGTTCGGTGGCGCGGAAGTCGGGCGTCACCAAGGCGTGCCCGCGTCTGCGACAGAGGTTGTGGAAGGCGCGGATCCGGCCCTCGCGGTCGCGGACCAGCAGCAGCGACGCGTCGGCGGCCTCGATCTGCCTGGTGATGTAGCTCCCCGCTTCGGGTGTCTCCTCCACCCGACTGATGTTGAGCCAGGCCCGTTTGAAGACCGCCTCCCGCTCCAGCGCGTAGAACTCCGGAGAGATGGAGTCGCGGAATGGGATTGGTCCGGTGCCCAGGTCAGGGTAATGCTCGGTCCAGGAACCTTGCGCCGGCTTGGGCCATTTGGTGGCCATACGAACCTCCGTGTGACGAATGGTGCGGGACTGTCGACGACGAGCTACATCACGGCGCCACCGTTGACGCCGAGGGTCTGTCCGGTGATGAACCCGGCCTCTTCGGAGCACAGGAATCCCACTGCCGCAGCGATGTCCGTTCCGGTGCCCAATCGCCCGACCGGGATGTTGGCGGCGATGGTCTCGTTGGGCGGCAGGAACCCCGCGGCCTGCGACGCGTGCTGCATGGGAGTCTCGATGCCCGACGGGGGAATGTTGTTGACGGTGATGCCGTGTGCGGCGTACTCGCGGGCCAAGGATTTCGTCAGGGTCAACAACGCGCCCTTGGAGGCGGCATAGTGTGCCGCAAAGGGGGTGCCGCGCTGCGCACTTGAGGACGAGATCATCACGATCCGGCCCCATCCGGCGTCGATCATGTCGGGCAGGGCCACCTGGCAGCACCGGAAGGTGCCGCTGAGATTCACTTCGAGCATCTGCGCCCAGGTCTCCTCCGTGATCTCGGCGAAGGACGCATATCCGAATTTGCCCGCACTGGTGACCAGGATGCCGACGGGGCCCAGTTCACTGCGGACCTTGCCGAAGGCGTCCTCGACCGCGGTCCGGTCGGTGATGTCGACGCCCACCGCGCAGGCCGTCACACCCGCCGCCCGCAGATCGTCGGTGACCCGTTGTGCGGCTTCGGTGTTCACGTCCAGGACCGCGACGCGGTGGCCCCGCCTGCCCAACTCGTGGCAGGTCGCCTCGCCCATGCCCGATGCGCCGCCGGTCACCACGGCCACCCTGTCCGTCACGTCTGCCACTCCTGTGTCACTCGTAGACCACCTCAACCTTGGGACTGGTCGGCAACGCCTGACACGTCACGACCCAGCCCTCGTCGACTTCGTCGTCGTCGAGGGCGTCGTTGTTGTTCATGCGTGCGCTGCCCGTCGTCACCTGCGCCATACATGTTCCGCACGAACCGGTCTCGCAGGAGGACGGCGCCTTCAGTCCGGCCAGGCGAGCGGTCTGCAACAGCGTGTTTCCCGCGCGGTAGGGCACGGTGATGGTCTGGCGTCCGAGCGTGATGGTCACCTCTTCGGTGACGGCGGTCTCGGCCGGATTCGGCGGCGGGACCGCGGCGACGGTGAAGCGCTCCAAGTGCAGGTTCGCCTTGGGGACGCCGGCGTCGCGCAGCACTCGTTCGACGGTGTCCATGAACGGTGTGGGGCCGCAGACGTAGTAGTCGGTGTGGGGGTGGCTGCCGTCGGCGATGAAGTCGGCGATCCGCTGCGGTGAGACCACGCCGTCCTGGTCGTCGAGATGATGGTGCACCTCGAAGCGGCCGCGATGGGTGCCGGTCAGGTCTGCCAACGCGTCCCGAAAGATCACCGAGTCGCGACTGCGGTTCGCATAGAACAGTCGTGCCCGGCGGGTGGTGGCCGCCAACGTCGAGTGCACCAGGGAGAACACCGGGGTGATGCCACTGCCGCCGGCGAACGTGACGATGTCGCGATCGGTCTCGGTGAGCACGAAACGCCCCTCGGGGGGTGACGTGTGCAGGTCGTGGCCGACGGTCATGGTGTCGTTGATCCAGTTGGAGACCAGACCATCGCGGTCGCGTTTGACGGTGATCCGCAGGTCGGACTCGACGGCGGGGGCCGAGGACATCGAATAGCAGCGGCGATGTTCCACGCCGCCGATCGTGACTCGCACGGTCACGAATTGGCCCGCCCGGTAGCTGAATCGGTCCCTGCTGGCTTCGGGAACGTCGAGGACGAGGGACACCGCGTCGGTGGTCTCCCGGACCACCGCCTTGACCCGCAGGGGAGTGAAACCGTGCGCGTCGGCCACGCCGGTGGATTGGTGCGGGGTTGTTGTCGATGCCTCCATCGCGGCCAACAATATCAAGTACTTGTTATTAATCTCAAGGGGTTGATATTCATCGGTGCTCAGCAGGCTAGGTGTCGATGTGGTCGGAATGCGGGGTGTGCCCGGTGCCCTGTTCGATCACTCGCCGCAGAAGGTCACGCAACTGCTCCTGCTCCTCACTGCTGAGCACGCCGAACACCCGATCGTGGGCGGCGACGGCATCCGCGAACACCGAGGAAGCCACCGCCCGGCCCTCGTCGGTCAGGAAGACCTGAAGGATGCGCCCGTGCTGGGGATCCTGTTTGCGCTCGACCAGGCCGCGCTTCTCCAGGGCCGTGAGTGCGAGTTGCACGCCCTGCGGGGTGATCAGCAGGCGGCGGGCCAACTCGGCTCCGGAGAGGCCGGGTTGGTTGGCCAACTGGCGCAGGACGCCGATCTGGGCGGTGCTGACGCCGTGCTCTTTGACGGCCTCGTTGACCTCGGTGAGGGAGAAGTAGAACGCCTGCTTGAGCCACCACAGGGTGTTGTCGGTGAGTTCCATCTCGCCTCCTTCCGTGCCCACCCGTGACGCTAGCGCACGGTGTTCTTATAGATCGTGCCGTCCTTCATCACGAAGCTGACGTCGAGGGTCGCCGCGATGTCCACACTCGGGTCACCCGGGACGGCGATGACGTCGGCGAGGAAGCCTGGTGCCAACTGCCCGAGTTCGTCGGCGACGTCCACCAGTTCGGCGCTGGTGAGCGTCGCGGCCCGCAGTGCCTGCATCGGGGTCATGCCGCGCTCGACGAGGGCACACAGTTCTTTGGCGTTCTCACCGTGCGGGATCGCGGGAGCGTCGGTGCCGCACGCGATCCGGACGCCAGCGGCGATGGCCTTGGGCAGCATGGCCTTTGCCCGCGGGAAGACCTCGTTGGCCTTCTTGCGCAGTTCCGGTGCGATGCGGTCGATCGCCATCGCGTCGGTGAGATAGGTGGTCGACACCAGGAAGGTTCCGTGGTCGACCATCATCTGAATCGTCTCGTCACTGGCCAGGAAGCCGTGTTCGATGCAGTCGATGCCGGCCCGGATGCAGGCCTGGATCGCGCTGTCCCCGACGGCATGGGCGGCCACCTTCACCCCGGCACGGTGGGCCTCGTCGGCGATCGCGGCGAACTCCGCGTCGGAGTACTGCTGGGCGCCCGGTGAGGTGCTGTGGGACATCACGCCGCCCGACGCCGAGACCTTGATCAGCTTGGCGCCGTGGCGGATCTGGTAGCGCACGCAGGCGGTGACATCGGGGACTCCGTTGGCGATGCCCTCGGCGACGGACAGCGGCATGATTCCCGGCGCCAGCCGTTGAAAGACCGTCGGATCCAGGTGCCCGCCGTACGGCGTGACGGCGTGGCCCGCGGGGTGGATGCGCGGCCCCTGATGCCAGCCCTGGTCGATGGCGCGCTGCAGCGCGACATCGAGGAGGTAACCGCCGGTCTTCACCATCAGGCCGAGGTTGCGCACGGTGGTGAATCCGGCATCGAGCGTGGTGCGGGCGTTGACCGCGCCGCGCAGCGTCCGGTAGGCCGGGTCGTCCTGCACGCCGTGCATCGGGGTGGGCAGGCCGTCCGGGTTACCCGGTCCGCCGATGAGCAGGTTGAGTTCCATGTCCATCAGCCCGGGCAGCAGCGTGACGTCGCCCAGGTCGATGACGGTCGCCGAGTCCGGCGGCGGCGCCTCGGGGTTGACGTCGGTGATCCTGTTGCCCTCGACGACCACGACCGCGGGGGAGCGGACCTCACCGGCGGCGACGTCCAGCCACCGCGCGGCCCGCAGGACCGTCGTCGCGGTTTCGGCTGCGGTCACGGCACAGGCTCGGCGACGCAGTCCAGCGTTGTCGCACCGGAATCCGGCACCCGTGGCTGCTTCCAACACTCCACCGGGAAGGACACCGTGACCATCGAGTACAGCAGGTGCATGAGGTTCAGCACGTCCTCGGGCATGTCGTCGAGGCTGAACTTGTCGCAGTAGGAGATCGCCTCCTCGGCGCGCGGCGTGATCGCGTCATAGAAGGCCTGCATCGCAGTCATGGTGCTGTTCAGGCGTTTCGCGTAGCGCTCCGGCTCACTGGCCAGGCACCAGTCCGAGAAGGGCTCGAGGTCGGCGAATTCGGTGGGCAGTCTGGTGCTCATCGGCTCACACTCCGGCAGTCTTGCGCTGGTAGTCGTCGATCCACGCGGCGGTTTCCTTGTGCAGGTGGCGAATCAGGACCTCCTGGTCGCAGAGCAGGAACTCGTCGACGGCCCGGGTCTCGATCGAGGTCTGGGTGGCCTCCAGGGTGTTCGCGTCCTGCAGGCCGTACTCCTTGAAGGAGACGGCCGCCAACTCCTGGGCCAACCGTTCCCGCGGCGTTCGGGGCTGCGGGAAATACAGCGTGCACTCGAAGAGGTGGGTGTTGAACGACGTCGGCCAGTAGTGGTACGTCAGGTACCAGCCCTGACCCCAGAACAGCAGGACGAAGTTCGGGAACAGCTGAAACGAGTCCAACCCCCACGGGTCACACCGAGCCGGGTTGAGGCCGGGGGGCATCTCACCGAGGTCGGGCTTGTCCCACGGGCCGAAAAGCCCACTCTGGCAGATGTCTTCGATGGGCTTGCGCATCTCGTCGGCCATCTCCCAGGCACGCACGCCTGATGTGCTGACCAGCCGGTGCGGCCCG
The DNA window shown above is from Mycolicibacterium confluentis and carries:
- a CDS encoding GNAT family N-acetyltransferase is translated as MSVGPLRVRAGEVRLRPIRMRDAAAWSRLRIDDRRFLEPWEPSAEVDWVARHGISSWPSMCSALRGEARKGRILPFVIEVDGQFAGQLTIGNITHGALRSAWIGYWVHSELTGGGVATGALALGLDHAFGPVHLHRVEATVRPENAASRAVLAKAGFREEGLLRRYLDVDGGWRDHLLVAMTVEEVSGSVAASLVRAGKASWA
- a CDS encoding type IV toxin-antitoxin system AbiEi family antitoxin codes for the protein MWQAFIGAESIASGDLTRGKLRWSSRAIHPGIYLPKDAELTLFNRTAAAWLHTGRTGIIAGRAAAALHGAKWTRSDDPIELIAKHGRPRPGIKIRQERIAADEIVEIAGMPVTSPARTAFDLARHLMRNPAVMRLDALAAATGVTRSDAMHLFERYRGARNTRAAQLALALMDAGAQSPKETWLRMVVYDAGLPKPRTQIRVSDGMFSAFIDLGWDEPKVGLDYEGAHHFSDRGQIVHDIGRYEMIDRQGWLDLRVVAEHRPRFIESRIRDAFAARNYTPSSTSWW
- the sepX gene encoding divisome protein SepX/GlpR — protein: MPSIPQSLLWISLVVLWLFVLVPMLVNKRDAVKRTSDVALATRVLNTGSRAARLIKRRGPAAGHASDPHWQREGNLDEDPDDYDDDATGPVVVTGKPRIRSVAVVTSLAEEDGPDYLDVDIVDEDSGALPVGRVVSGLKEPKQAPREDELPLEFATAETEFEPIAEPAPEPEPAPEAEVAEAPEPELESESEPEVSAEADEDDTLEDDYEYEYVEDTSGLEAEAESAADDEPRAVPLSRDRRYHQSKTAAAVEARKYRFRKNVLLVMAIALVASAVAAFLLTSAMWWVCGAVATVTVLYLAYLRRQTRIEERLRRRRMQRMARSRLGVENTQDRDLDVVPARLRRPGAAVLEIDDEDPEFEHLEYVPFARGFDLPRASGQ
- a CDS encoding TauD/TfdA dioxygenase family protein translates to MSVLTINKLTTSVGAEVAGVDPERLATDDGLGAAVLDALEDNGVLVFHNLNLNPEAQVAFSQRLGSIDRSADGHHPVSGIYPITLDKTKNKAAEYLKATFDWHIDGCTPLHGECPQKATVLSAVEVATRGGETEFANAYAAYDTLDEADKERYGTLRVVHSLEASQRRVYPDPTPEQRRRWSERPTHENPLVWTHRNGRRSLVLGASADYIVGMDLDEGRALLADLLAHATTPDKVYSHRWSIGDTVIWDNQGVLHRAAPYEPNSPRHMLRTTVLGDEPIQ
- a CDS encoding aromatic ring-hydroxylating oxygenase subunit alpha, with the protein product MATKWPKPAQGSWTEHYPDLGTGPIPFRDSISPEFYALEREAVFKRAWLNISRVEETPEAGSYITRQIEAADASLLLVRDREGRIRAFHNLCRRRGHALVTPDFRATELRSTGDEFECRTCGWRYSLDGTLTALPDADQFSGLDTADYGLLPVQCDVWAGFVFVNMNPKPDQSLREFLGPMVTALEDYPFDRLTERYDWVAHNNSNWKIFADAFQEYYHVPSLHTQQVPPEVRDPNAGFTCGHFQLDGPHRVVSTAGTRRWLLAPEYMYPIERATQSGLVGPWRTPDIGELPAALNPGGIEPWGISNFQIFPNLEILIYGGWYLLYRYWPTSHNTHRFEAFTYFHPARTVRERIEHEVAAVVLKEFALQDAGMLGGTQAALEYDVIDDYPLSDQEILVRHLHKMSVDWVQAYQNSRAGAGV
- a CDS encoding SDR family NAD(P)-dependent oxidoreductase; this encodes MTDRVAVVTGGASGMGEATCHELGRRGHRVAVLDVNTEAAQRVTDDLRAAGVTACAVGVDITDRTAVEDAFGKVRSELGPVGILVTSAGKFGYASFAEITEETWAQMLEVNLSGTFRCCQVALPDMIDAGWGRIVMISSSSAQRGTPFAAHYAASKGALLTLTKSLAREYAAHGITVNNIPPSGIETPMQHASQAAGFLPPNETIAANIPVGRLGTGTDIAAAVGFLCSEEAGFITGQTLGVNGGAVM
- a CDS encoding ferredoxin--NADP reductase; amino-acid sequence: MEASTTTPHQSTGVADAHGFTPLRVKAVVRETTDAVSLVLDVPEASRDRFSYRAGQFVTVRVTIGGVEHRRCYSMSSAPAVESDLRITVKRDRDGLVSNWINDTMTVGHDLHTSPPEGRFVLTETDRDIVTFAGGSGITPVFSLVHSTLAATTRRARLFYANRSRDSVIFRDALADLTGTHRGRFEVHHHLDDQDGVVSPQRIADFIADGSHPHTDYYVCGPTPFMDTVERVLRDAGVPKANLHLERFTVAAVPPPNPAETAVTEEVTITLGRQTITVPYRAGNTLLQTARLAGLKAPSSCETGSCGTCMAQVTTGSARMNNNDALDDDEVDEGWVVTCQALPTSPKVEVVYE
- a CDS encoding MarR family winged helix-turn-helix transcriptional regulator; translation: MELTDNTLWWLKQAFYFSLTEVNEAVKEHGVSTAQIGVLRQLANQPGLSGAELARRLLITPQGVQLALTALEKRGLVERKQDPQHGRILQVFLTDEGRAVASSVFADAVAAHDRVFGVLSSEEQEQLRDLLRRVIEQGTGHTPHSDHIDT
- a CDS encoding metal-dependent hydrolase family protein — protein: MTAAETATTVLRAARWLDVAAGEVRSPAVVVVEGNRITDVNPEAPPPDSATVIDLGDVTLLPGLMDMELNLLIGGPGNPDGLPTPMHGVQDDPAYRTLRGAVNARTTLDAGFTTVRNLGLMVKTGGYLLDVALQRAIDQGWHQGPRIHPAGHAVTPYGGHLDPTVFQRLAPGIMPLSVAEGIANGVPDVTACVRYQIRHGAKLIKVSASGGVMSHSTSPGAQQYSDAEFAAIADEAHRAGVKVAAHAVGDSAIQACIRAGIDCIEHGFLASDETIQMMVDHGTFLVSTTYLTDAMAIDRIAPELRKKANEVFPRAKAMLPKAIAAGVRIACGTDAPAIPHGENAKELCALVERGMTPMQALRAATLTSAELVDVADELGQLAPGFLADVIAVPGDPSVDIAATLDVSFVMKDGTIYKNTVR